The Streptomyces sp. P9-A4 genome contains a region encoding:
- the rpmA gene encoding 50S ribosomal protein L27, producing MAHKKGASSTRNGRDSNAQRLGVKRFGGQLVNAGEILIRQRGTHFHPGSGVGRGGDDTLFALQAGSVQFGTHRGRKVVNIVPVA from the coding sequence ATGGCACACAAGAAGGGCGCATCTTCCACCCGGAACGGGCGCGACTCCAATGCCCAGCGGCTCGGCGTGAAGCGCTTCGGCGGTCAGCTCGTCAACGCGGGTGAGATCCTGATCCGCCAGCGTGGCACGCACTTCCACCCCGGCTCCGGCGTCGGCCGTGGCGGCGACGACACGCTGTTCGCCCTGCAGGCCGGTTCGGTGCAGTTCGGCACCCACCGTGGCCGCAAGGTCGTGAACATCGTTCCGGTCGCCTGA
- the rplU gene encoding 50S ribosomal protein L21 — MYAIVRSGGRQHKVAVGDIVEVDKIPTAKVGDTVELSTLLVVDGDAVTSDPWVLAGIKVQAEIVDHHKGAKIDILRYKNKTGYRRRQGHRQQYTAIKVTGIPAAAK, encoded by the coding sequence GTGTACGCCATCGTGCGCAGCGGTGGTCGTCAGCACAAGGTTGCTGTCGGCGACATCGTTGAAGTTGACAAGATTCCCACGGCCAAGGTTGGCGACACGGTCGAGCTCTCGACCCTGCTCGTTGTCGACGGCGACGCCGTGACCAGCGACCCGTGGGTGCTGGCCGGGATCAAGGTCCAGGCCGAGATCGTGGACCACCACAAGGGTGCCAAGATCGACATCCTGCGCTACAAGAACAAGACCGGCTACCGCCGTCGCCAGGGTCACCGCCAGCAGTACACGGCGATCAAGGTCACCGGTATCCCCGCGGCTGCGAAGTAA
- a CDS encoding Rne/Rng family ribonuclease, protein MLESNEDTNAPGDKLPPRRRRRAASRPAGPPVTGTTADSAEATATAETPAAEAAPAETEAAAPRTRRRATRKTAAPVVETTEASETAPEPVVETVAAEAVASEAVEEAPEAAPARPRRRATRKATSPVTSTATAEAPAEPVVEAVAAEVVEEAAPPARTRRRATRKATAPAAAEEAAETAVAAAEPVVEAVAAEVVEEAAAPAPRTRRRATRQATSPEPAAEAAATGESLPTAAVAQIAADEAEVTAAETAATRGRGRRRATSPQFTSEPAPVRETRRAARPAVAVFQAPVFAEPMFQTPETAAAAAAVVAVEPEDEEETVEEIEAVEPEVVEAPEPAERDGAGSRRRRRRRGEPVAVEPVPATVADEPEVEDVADEAEAEEAEESDEYEDRPSRRRRRGGRRRRRGELTEVEEAEEGEEPHAEDDTDESEEGEEEQDEAEGYAGGSSSSRRRRRRRRRSGDASAEAEAADEEGVRTVVKVREPRPAREKAEPGTGADEVQSIKGSTRLEAKKQRRREGREQGRRRVPIITEAEFLARREAVERVMVVRQNGERTQIGVLEDNVLVEHYVNKEQATSYVGNVYLGKVQNVLPSMEAAFVDIGKGRNAVLYAGEVNFEALGMGHGPRRIESALKSGQSVLVQVTKDPIGHKGARLTSQVSLPGRYLVYVPEGSMTGISRKLPDTERARLKTILKKIVPEDAGVIVRTAAEGASEDELRRDVERLQAQWEDIQKKAKSGNAPTLLYGEPDMTVRVVRDIFNEDFSKVIVSGDEAWETIHGYVHHVAPDLTDRLSKWTSEVDVFATYRIDEQLMKALDRKVWLPSGGSLVIDKTEAMIVVDVNTGKFTGQGGNLEETVTRNNLEAAEEIVRQLRLRDLGGIVVIDFIDMVLESNRDLVLRRLLECLGRDRTKHQVAEVTSLGLVQMTRKRVGQGLLESFSETCVHCNGRGVIVHMEQPTTAGGGGGGKRAKKRGRGGAEHVHEHEHEHAEAVETGAETAEAETEDEVAAELAAPVALPEPIAPDEELYGSIAEAEAAATRGRGRRRATRRVSAPVAPRPVVETESVEFEPKPEPVVAPEPVVEQAVAPEPVVEPVAEPVAEETAAPAPRGRRRATRRATSPVVSTTEPAAAEAVAEPVVETAPEPVAEPVAEPVVEEAPVAAPPRARRRVVRKATAPAGSPSGAEEAAVVVVTAAPAEAEAATEAEAEAEPAPVKKTAARKTAAKKATAKKAATKKTAATKKTAAKKTTAKKAPAKKAAEKTAAPAQD, encoded by the coding sequence ATGCTCGAGTCCAACGAAGACACCAACGCCCCCGGTGACAAGCTGCCGCCGCGCCGCAGGCGCCGCGCCGCTTCCCGCCCCGCCGGTCCGCCGGTGACGGGCACCACCGCCGATTCCGCCGAGGCCACGGCGACCGCCGAGACCCCGGCCGCCGAGGCCGCCCCGGCGGAGACCGAGGCCGCCGCGCCGCGCACCCGCCGCCGCGCCACCCGCAAGACCGCCGCACCGGTCGTCGAGACCACCGAGGCCTCCGAGACGGCGCCGGAGCCGGTCGTCGAGACCGTCGCCGCCGAGGCCGTCGCGTCCGAAGCCGTCGAGGAGGCCCCCGAGGCCGCCCCCGCCCGCCCGCGCCGTCGCGCCACCCGTAAGGCCACCTCGCCGGTGACCTCCACGGCCACCGCCGAGGCGCCCGCCGAGCCGGTCGTCGAGGCCGTCGCCGCCGAGGTCGTGGAGGAGGCCGCGCCGCCGGCCCGTACCCGCCGCCGTGCCACCCGTAAGGCCACCGCGCCGGCCGCCGCCGAGGAGGCCGCGGAGACCGCGGTCGCCGCCGCCGAGCCGGTCGTCGAGGCCGTCGCGGCCGAGGTCGTGGAAGAGGCCGCCGCGCCCGCCCCGCGTACCCGCCGCCGTGCCACCCGCCAGGCCACCTCGCCCGAGCCGGCCGCCGAGGCCGCCGCCACCGGCGAGTCGCTGCCCACCGCCGCCGTCGCGCAGATCGCCGCCGACGAGGCCGAGGTCACCGCCGCCGAGACCGCCGCCACCCGTGGCCGCGGCCGTCGTCGCGCGACCTCCCCGCAGTTCACCTCCGAGCCGGCCCCGGTCAGGGAGACGCGCCGCGCCGCGCGCCCCGCCGTCGCCGTCTTCCAGGCCCCGGTCTTCGCCGAGCCCATGTTCCAGACCCCGGAGACCGCCGCCGCGGCCGCCGCCGTCGTCGCCGTCGAGCCGGAGGACGAGGAGGAGACGGTCGAGGAGATCGAGGCCGTCGAGCCCGAGGTCGTCGAGGCCCCCGAGCCCGCCGAGCGTGACGGGGCCGGCTCCCGCCGTCGCCGCCGTCGCCGTGGCGAGCCCGTCGCCGTCGAACCCGTCCCGGCCACCGTCGCCGACGAGCCCGAGGTCGAGGACGTCGCCGACGAGGCGGAGGCCGAGGAGGCCGAGGAGTCGGACGAGTACGAGGACCGCCCGTCCCGCCGTCGCCGTCGTGGCGGCCGTCGTCGCCGTCGCGGCGAGCTCACCGAGGTCGAGGAGGCCGAGGAGGGCGAGGAGCCGCACGCCGAGGACGACACCGACGAGTCCGAGGAGGGCGAGGAGGAGCAGGACGAGGCCGAGGGCTACGCCGGCGGCTCCAGCAGCTCCCGCCGTCGCCGTCGCCGCCGCCGTCGCAGCGGGGACGCCTCCGCCGAGGCCGAGGCCGCCGACGAGGAAGGCGTCCGTACGGTCGTCAAGGTCCGCGAGCCCCGCCCGGCCCGTGAGAAGGCCGAGCCCGGCACCGGCGCCGACGAGGTCCAGTCCATCAAGGGCTCGACCCGCCTGGAGGCCAAGAAGCAGCGCCGCCGCGAAGGCCGCGAGCAGGGCCGCCGCCGCGTCCCGATCATCACCGAGGCCGAGTTCCTGGCCCGCCGCGAGGCCGTCGAGCGCGTCATGGTCGTCCGCCAGAACGGCGAGCGCACCCAGATCGGCGTCCTCGAGGACAACGTGCTCGTCGAGCACTACGTCAACAAGGAGCAGGCCACCTCGTACGTCGGCAACGTCTACCTGGGCAAGGTCCAGAACGTGCTGCCGTCCATGGAGGCCGCCTTCGTCGACATCGGCAAGGGCCGCAACGCCGTCCTGTACGCCGGTGAGGTCAACTTCGAGGCGCTCGGCATGGGCCACGGCCCGCGCCGCATCGAGTCCGCCCTCAAGTCCGGCCAGTCGGTCCTCGTCCAGGTGACGAAGGACCCGATCGGCCACAAGGGCGCCCGTCTGACCAGCCAGGTCTCGCTGCCCGGCCGCTACCTCGTGTACGTGCCCGAGGGCTCGATGACCGGCATCAGCCGCAAGCTCCCGGACACCGAGCGCGCCCGCCTCAAGACCATCCTCAAGAAGATCGTCCCCGAGGACGCGGGCGTCATCGTGCGCACCGCCGCCGAGGGCGCGAGCGAGGACGAGCTGCGCCGCGACGTCGAGCGACTGCAGGCGCAGTGGGAGGACATCCAGAAGAAGGCGAAGAGCGGCAACGCCCCGACGCTGCTCTACGGCGAGCCGGACATGACCGTCCGGGTCGTCCGCGACATCTTCAACGAGGACTTCTCCAAGGTCATCGTCAGCGGTGACGAGGCCTGGGAGACCATCCACGGCTATGTGCACCACGTCGCCCCGGACCTCACCGACCGCCTGTCCAAGTGGACGAGCGAGGTCGACGTCTTCGCGACGTACCGGATCGACGAGCAGCTCATGAAGGCGCTGGACCGCAAGGTCTGGCTGCCGAGCGGCGGCTCGCTGGTGATCGACAAGACCGAGGCGATGATCGTCGTCGACGTCAACACCGGCAAGTTCACCGGCCAGGGCGGCAACCTCGAAGAGACCGTGACGAGGAACAACCTCGAAGCGGCCGAGGAGATCGTGCGCCAGCTGCGGCTGCGCGACCTCGGCGGCATCGTCGTCATCGACTTCATCGACATGGTCCTGGAGTCCAACCGCGACCTGGTGCTCCGTCGCCTCCTGGAGTGCCTGGGCCGGGACCGGACCAAGCACCAGGTGGCCGAGGTCACCTCGCTCGGCCTGGTGCAGATGACCCGCAAGCGGGTCGGCCAGGGCCTCCTGGAGTCCTTCTCCGAGACCTGCGTCCACTGCAACGGCCGCGGTGTCATCGTGCACATGGAGCAGCCGACCACCGCCGGTGGCGGGGGCGGCGGCAAGCGGGCGAAGAAGCGTGGCCGCGGCGGCGCCGAGCACGTCCACGAGCACGAGCACGAGCACGCCGAGGCCGTGGAGACCGGGGCGGAGACCGCCGAGGCCGAGACCGAGGACGAGGTCGCCGCCGAGCTGGCCGCCCCGGTGGCCCTGCCCGAGCCGATCGCCCCGGACGAGGAGCTGTACGGCTCCATCGCCGAGGCGGAGGCCGCCGCCACGCGCGGTCGTGGCCGTCGTCGCGCCACCCGCCGGGTGTCCGCGCCGGTCGCCCCGCGGCCGGTCGTGGAGACCGAGAGCGTGGAGTTCGAGCCGAAGCCGGAGCCCGTCGTGGCGCCGGAGCCGGTCGTCGAGCAGGCCGTGGCGCCCGAGCCCGTCGTCGAGCCGGTGGCTGAGCCCGTCGCCGAGGAGACCGCGGCCCCGGCCCCGCGCGGCCGTCGCCGTGCCACCCGCCGGGCGACCTCCCCGGTCGTCTCGACCACGGAGCCGGCCGCCGCCGAGGCCGTCGCCGAGCCGGTCGTCGAGACCGCCCCGGAGCCCGTCGCGGAGCCGGTGGCCGAGCCCGTCGTCGAGGAGGCCCCCGTGGCCGCCCCGCCGCGTGCCCGCCGCCGGGTGGTCCGCAAGGCCACCGCGCCCGCCGGTTCGCCCTCGGGCGCCGAGGAGGCGGCCGTCGTCGTGGTGACCGCGGCCCCGGCCGAGGCCGAAGCGGCGACCGAGGCAGAGGCCGAGGCCGAGCCCGCCCCCGTCAAGAAGACGGCGGCGCGCAAGACCGCGGCGAAGAAGGCCACGGCCAAGAAGGCCGCCACCAAGAAGACGGCGGCGACCAAGAAGACCGCGGCGAAGAAGACCACCGCCAAGAAGGCCCCGGCCAAGAAGGCGGCGGAGAAGACCGCCGCCCCGGCCCAGGACTGA
- a CDS encoding TIGR03936 family radical SAM-associated protein, which translates to MQRIRLRYTKRGRLRFTSHRDFQRAFERALRRAEVPMAYSAGFTPHPKVSYANAAPTGTGSEAEYLEIALTATRDPETLRALLDESLPAGLDITDAVEARTSGLADRLTASVWELRLEGVTVDEAEKAVEAFLAAETVEVQRKTKNGVRTFDARSAVTELTAAGTQGDPQGDRPLDSACAILRLVVRHVTPAVRPDDVLSGLRAVADLAPPVPAAVTRLAQGLFDEESGTVTDPLAPDREAATAASTTAAGTASATAPGAGTA; encoded by the coding sequence GTGCAGCGCATCCGACTGCGCTACACCAAGCGCGGCCGCCTCCGGTTCACCAGCCACCGTGACTTCCAGCGCGCTTTCGAGCGTGCGCTGCGCCGTGCCGAGGTGCCCATGGCGTACTCGGCCGGCTTCACCCCGCACCCCAAGGTGTCGTACGCCAACGCCGCCCCGACGGGTACGGGCTCCGAGGCCGAGTACCTGGAGATCGCGCTCACCGCGACGCGCGACCCGGAGACCCTCCGGGCCCTGCTCGACGAGTCCCTCCCGGCCGGCCTCGACATCACCGACGCCGTCGAGGCCCGGACCTCGGGTCTCGCCGACCGGCTCACCGCCTCCGTGTGGGAGCTGCGGCTCGAAGGCGTCACCGTCGACGAGGCCGAGAAGGCCGTCGAGGCGTTTCTCGCGGCCGAGACCGTGGAAGTACAGCGCAAGACCAAGAACGGCGTCCGCACCTTCGACGCGCGTTCCGCGGTCACCGAGCTGACGGCGGCAGGTACCCAGGGCGATCCCCAGGGTGATAGGCCGCTGGACAGCGCCTGTGCGATACTGCGGCTGGTTGTTCGGCACGTGACACCTGCCGTGCGACCCGACGACGTCCTGTCCGGTCTCCGAGCCGTGGCCGACCTGGCGCCGCCGGTCCCCGCTGCGGTGACCAGGCTGGCGCAGGGGCTCTTCGACGAGGAGTCCGGCACGGTGACCGACCCGCTCGCGCCCGACCGCGAGGCAGCCACGGCCGCATCTACCACTGCCGCCGGGACCGCCTCTGCGACGGCGCCGGGTGCCGGCACCGCGTAA
- a CDS encoding TIGR03960 family B12-binding radical SAM protein has product MSAAESVFPQLEALLPHVQKPIQYVGGELNSTVKPWESADVRWALMYPDAYEVGLPNQGVMILYEVLNEREGVLAERTYSVWPDLEELMREHKVPQFTVDSHRPVSAFDVFGLSFSTELGYTNMLTALDLAGIPLDAADRTVDHPIVLAGGHAAFNPEPIADFIDAAIIGDGEQAVLDMTEIIRAWKAEGRPGGREEVLFRLAKTGSVYIPRFYDVEYLPDGRIGRVVPNRSGVPWRVSKHTVMDLDEWPYPKQPLVPLAETVHERMSVEIFRGCTRGCRFCQAGMITRPVRERSITGIGEMVEKGLKATGFEEVGLLSLSSADHSEIGEIAKGLADRYTEDKVGLSLPSTRVDAFNVDLANELTRNGRRSGLTFAPEGGSERMRKVINKMVSEEDLIRTVSTAYGNGWRQVKLYFMCGLPTETDEDVLQIADMAMNVIAEGRKVSGQNDIRCTVSIGGFVPKPHTPFQWAPQLSAEETDERLRKLRDKIRGDKKYGRSIGFRYHDGKPGIVEGLLSRGDRRIGAVIRAVYEDGGRFDGWREHFSYDRWMACAEKTLPDFGVDVAWYTTRERTYEEVLPWDHLDSGLDKDWLWEDWQDSLDETEVEDCRWTPCFDCGVCPQMDTHIQIGPTGKKLLPLTVVK; this is encoded by the coding sequence ATGTCTGCTGCCGAGTCTGTCTTCCCGCAGCTCGAAGCTCTGCTCCCGCACGTGCAGAAGCCGATTCAGTACGTCGGTGGAGAGCTGAACTCCACGGTCAAGCCCTGGGAGTCCGCCGACGTCCGCTGGGCGCTGATGTACCCGGACGCGTACGAGGTCGGTCTGCCCAACCAGGGCGTCATGATCCTGTACGAGGTGCTCAACGAGCGCGAGGGCGTCCTCGCCGAGCGCACCTACAGCGTCTGGCCGGACCTCGAAGAGCTGATGCGGGAGCACAAGGTCCCGCAGTTCACTGTGGATTCGCACCGCCCGGTGAGTGCGTTCGACGTCTTCGGCCTGAGCTTCTCCACGGAGCTCGGCTACACGAACATGCTCACGGCCCTGGACCTGGCGGGCATCCCGCTCGACGCGGCGGACCGCACCGTCGACCACCCGATCGTGCTCGCCGGCGGCCACGCCGCCTTCAACCCCGAGCCGATCGCGGACTTCATCGACGCGGCGATCATCGGCGACGGCGAGCAGGCCGTCCTCGACATGACCGAGATCATCCGCGCCTGGAAGGCCGAGGGCAGGCCGGGCGGCCGCGAGGAGGTCCTCTTCCGCCTCGCGAAGACCGGCTCGGTGTACATCCCGCGCTTCTACGACGTCGAGTACCTGCCGGACGGCCGTATCGGCCGTGTCGTGCCCAACAGGTCCGGTGTCCCGTGGCGCGTCTCCAAGCACACCGTCATGGACCTCGACGAGTGGCCCTACCCCAAGCAGCCCCTCGTGCCGCTCGCGGAGACCGTCCACGAGCGCATGTCCGTCGAGATCTTCCGCGGCTGCACCCGCGGCTGCCGTTTCTGCCAGGCCGGCATGATCACGCGCCCCGTGCGGGAGCGAAGCATCACCGGCATCGGCGAGATGGTCGAGAAGGGCCTCAAGGCGACGGGCTTCGAGGAGGTCGGCCTCCTCTCGCTCTCCTCGGCGGACCACTCCGAGATCGGTGAGATCGCGAAGGGCCTCGCGGACCGGTACACGGAGGACAAGGTGGGCCTGTCCCTCCCGTCCACCCGTGTCGACGCGTTCAACGTCGACCTGGCCAACGAACTGACCAGGAACGGGCGCCGCTCCGGCCTGACCTTCGCCCCCGAGGGCGGCTCCGAGCGCATGCGCAAGGTCATCAACAAGATGGTCTCGGAGGAGGACCTCATCCGGACCGTCTCCACCGCGTACGGCAACGGCTGGCGCCAGGTGAAGCTGTACTTCATGTGCGGCCTGCCGACGGAGACCGACGAGGACGTCCTCCAGATCGCCGACATGGCGATGAACGTGATCGCCGAGGGCCGCAAGGTCTCCGGCCAGAACGACATCCGCTGCACCGTCTCCATCGGCGGCTTCGTGCCCAAGCCGCACACACCGTTCCAGTGGGCCCCGCAGCTGTCGGCCGAGGAGACGGACGAGCGGCTGCGCAAGCTCCGCGACAAGATCCGCGGCGACAAGAAGTACGGCCGCTCGATCGGCTTCCGCTACCACGACGGCAAGCCCGGCATCGTCGAGGGCCTGCTCTCGCGCGGCGACCGCCGCATCGGCGCCGTCATCCGCGCGGTCTACGAGGACGGCGGTCGCTTCGACGGCTGGCGCGAGCACTTCTCGTACGACCGCTGGATGGCCTGCGCGGAGAAGACGCTGCCCGACTTCGGCGTCGACGTCGCCTGGTACACGACCCGCGAGCGCACCTACGAGGAGGTCCTGCCCTGGGACCACCTGGACTCCGGTCTCGACAAGGACTGGCTCTGGGAGGACTGGCAGGACTCCCTCGACGAGACCGAGGTCGAGGACTGCCGCTGGACGCCTTGCTTCGACTGCGGCGTCTGCCCGCAGATGGACACCCACATCCAGATCGGCCCGACCGGCAAGAAGCTGCTGCCGCTGACGGTCGTGAAGTAG
- a CDS encoding CYTH and CHAD domain-containing protein, with product MAETKREIERKYEATGETPVPDLTRVRGVSEVLDRGVMELDAVYYDTPDLRLAADALTLRRRTGGDDAGWHLKFPVASGIRDEIRAPLADTLPGELAGLLRSRVRESEVVPVVRLRSARDVRHLVDADGALLAELSVDTVHAERLPGGAVTAWTEIEVELADDTDPAFLDAVEKRLRKAGIAPAASASKVARALAETGAGPRTTATPGKPGTAGAAVLTYVREQVEAIVAYDPAVRRDLPDAVHQLRVACRRLRSAFKTYRHVLDRERTDPLGEELKWLAAELGVARDQEVLDERLRARVKTLPRTLVLGPVMARLRFRAVALGADARQQVLTALDSARHLALLEALDALLAEPPLRKAAGRDARKVLARAVRHDHDRLAGRIGHALALDPGHERDLALHEARKAAKRARYAAEAARPTLGKPAKRLAKRVKAVQSLLGEHQDAVVARAALRELGVQADGAGETAFTWGLLYGREEAAAEAAERELPEVWARASAPRLKAALSR from the coding sequence ATGGCCGAGACGAAGCGCGAGATCGAGCGGAAGTACGAAGCCACCGGAGAGACACCCGTACCGGACCTCACCCGGGTCCGGGGGGTCTCCGAGGTCCTGGACCGGGGCGTCATGGAACTCGACGCCGTCTACTACGACACCCCCGACCTGCGCCTCGCCGCCGACGCGCTCACCCTCCGCCGCCGCACCGGCGGGGACGACGCGGGCTGGCACCTGAAGTTCCCGGTGGCCTCCGGAATCCGCGACGAGATCAGGGCCCCGCTGGCCGACACCCTGCCGGGTGAGCTGGCGGGGCTCCTGCGTTCCCGCGTCCGCGAGAGCGAGGTCGTCCCCGTCGTCCGCCTCCGCTCCGCGCGCGACGTCCGCCACCTCGTCGACGCGGACGGCGCGCTCCTCGCCGAACTCTCCGTCGACACCGTCCACGCCGAACGGCTGCCGGGCGGCGCGGTGACCGCCTGGACCGAGATCGAGGTCGAACTCGCCGACGACACCGACCCGGCGTTCCTGGACGCCGTGGAGAAACGCCTCCGGAAGGCGGGCATCGCACCCGCCGCGTCGGCGTCGAAAGTGGCGAGGGCGCTGGCGGAGACGGGCGCCGGGCCCCGGACGACGGCCACCCCGGGAAAACCCGGCACCGCCGGGGCCGCCGTCCTCACCTACGTACGCGAACAGGTCGAGGCGATCGTTGCGTACGACCCCGCCGTCCGGCGCGACCTGCCCGACGCCGTGCACCAGCTGCGCGTCGCCTGCCGGCGGCTGCGCAGCGCCTTCAAGACGTACCGGCACGTCCTCGACCGCGAACGCACCGACCCCCTCGGCGAGGAACTGAAGTGGCTCGCCGCGGAACTCGGCGTCGCCCGCGACCAGGAAGTCCTCGACGAACGGCTGCGCGCCCGCGTGAAGACGCTGCCCCGCACCCTCGTCCTCGGCCCGGTCATGGCCCGGCTGCGCTTCCGGGCCGTCGCCCTCGGCGCGGACGCCCGGCAGCAGGTCCTCACCGCTCTCGACTCCGCCCGCCACCTCGCCCTCCTCGAAGCCCTCGACGCGCTCCTCGCCGAGCCGCCGCTGCGCAAGGCGGCGGGCCGCGACGCCCGGAAGGTCCTCGCCCGCGCCGTCCGCCATGACCACGACCGGCTCGCCGGCCGGATCGGGCACGCCCTCGCGCTCGACCCCGGCCACGAGCGCGACCTCGCCCTCCACGAGGCCCGCAAGGCCGCCAAACGCGCCCGTTACGCGGCCGAGGCGGCCCGCCCCACCCTCGGCAAGCCCGCGAAGCGGCTCGCGAAACGGGTGAAGGCCGTGCAGTCCCTGCTGGGCGAGCACCAGGACGCCGTCGTCGCCCGCGCGGCCCTGCGCGAACTGGGCGTCCAGGCCGACGGCGCCGGCGAGACGGCCTTCACCTGGGGACTCCTGTACGGCAGGGAGGAAGCCGCCGCCGAGGCCGCCGAGCGGGAGCTGCCCGAGGTCTGGGCCCGCGCCTCGGCCCCAAGACTCAAGGCGGCTCTGAGCCGCTGA
- the rodA gene encoding rod shape-determining protein RodA produces MTAPHGFSVSRYAPERGTLAKLAARDSVVRRLDWPILLSALALSGIGSLLVWSATRGRTELNNGDPYYFLFRHLLNTGIGVALMIGTIWLGHRTLRGAVPVLYGLSIVLILAVLTPLGATINGAHAWIVVGGGFSLQPSEFVKITIILVMAMLLAAKVDAGDQLHPDHRTVAKALTLAALPMGIVMLMPDLGSVMVMAVIVLGVLLASGASNRWVLGLIGAGVLGAVLVTTLGMLDEYQINRFAAFANPDLDPSGVGYNTNQARIAIGSGGLLGSGLFKGSQTTGQFVPEQQTDFVFTVAGEELGFVGAGLILVLLGVVLWRACRIARGTTELYGTVVAAGIIAWFSFQAFENIGMTLGIMPVAGLPLPFVSYGGSSMFAVWVAIGLLQSIRVQRPMTA; encoded by the coding sequence ATGACCGCACCCCACGGCTTCTCCGTCTCGCGGTACGCCCCCGAGCGCGGCACGCTCGCCAAACTGGCCGCCCGCGACTCGGTGGTCCGCCGCCTCGACTGGCCGATCCTGCTGTCCGCGCTCGCGCTCTCCGGCATCGGGTCGCTGCTCGTCTGGTCCGCGACCCGCGGCCGCACCGAGCTGAACAACGGCGACCCGTACTACTTCCTCTTCCGGCACCTGCTCAACACCGGCATCGGCGTCGCCCTGATGATCGGCACGATCTGGCTCGGCCACCGCACCCTGCGCGGCGCCGTCCCGGTCCTCTACGGCCTCTCGATCGTGCTGATCCTCGCCGTCCTCACCCCGCTCGGCGCCACCATCAACGGCGCCCACGCGTGGATTGTCGTCGGCGGCGGCTTCTCCCTCCAGCCCAGCGAGTTCGTCAAGATCACGATCATCCTGGTGATGGCGATGCTGCTCGCCGCGAAGGTCGACGCCGGGGACCAGCTCCACCCCGACCACCGCACCGTCGCCAAGGCGCTCACCCTGGCCGCGCTCCCCATGGGCATCGTCATGCTGATGCCCGACCTCGGCTCGGTCATGGTCATGGCCGTCATCGTGCTCGGCGTGCTGCTCGCCTCCGGCGCCTCCAACCGCTGGGTCCTCGGCCTGATCGGCGCGGGCGTCCTCGGCGCCGTCCTCGTCACCACGCTCGGCATGCTCGACGAGTACCAGATCAACCGCTTCGCGGCCTTCGCCAACCCCGACCTCGACCCGTCCGGCGTCGGCTACAACACCAACCAGGCCCGTATCGCCATCGGCTCCGGCGGCCTCCTCGGCTCCGGGCTCTTCAAGGGCTCCCAGACCACCGGCCAGTTCGTGCCCGAGCAGCAGACCGACTTCGTCTTCACGGTCGCGGGGGAGGAGCTGGGCTTCGTCGGCGCCGGCCTGATCCTCGTCCTCCTCGGCGTCGTGCTCTGGCGGGCCTGCCGGATCGCCCGCGGCACCACCGAGCTGTACGGCACCGTCGTCGCCGCCGGCATCATCGCCTGGTTCTCCTTCCAGGCCTTCGAGAACATCGGTATGACGCTCGGCATCATGCCGGTCGCGGGTCTGCCCCTGCCGTTCGTCTCCTACGGCGGCTCCTCGATGTTCGCCGTCTGGGTGGCGATCGGACTGCTCCAGTCGATCCGCGTACAGCGCCCGATGACCGCCTGA